The Streptomyces sp. B3I8 nucleotide sequence CGACCACGTTGCCGTGGGAGTCGGCCAGGCACTGCGTCTCCACGTGCCGGGGCTTGTCCAGGTAACGCTCGACGAAGCACTCGCCCCGCCCGAACGCGGCCACGGCCTCGCGCACCGCCGAGTCGTACAGCTCGGGCACCTCTTCGAGGGTGCGGGCCACCTTCAGACCGCGCCCGCCACCGCCGAACGCGGCCTTGATCGCGATGGGCAGGCCGTGCTCCTTCGCGAAGGCCACGACCTCCTCCGCGCCGGACACCGGGTCCGGGGTGCCGGCCACCAGCGGCGCGCCGGCGCGCTGCGCGATGTGCCGGGCGGCCACCTTGTCGCCGAGGTCGCGGATGGCGTGCGGGGGCGGGCCGATCCAGATCAGGCCCGCGTCCAGGACCGCCTGCGCGAACTCCGCGTTCTCGGAGAGGAAGCCGTAGCCGGGATGGACGGCGTCCGCGCCGGAGTCGGCGGCGGCCTGGAGCACCTTGGAGATGTCCAGGTAGCTGGTGGCCGGGGTGTCCCCGCCCAGGGCGAACGCCTCGTCCGCGACCCGCACGTGCACCGCGTCCCGGTCCGGTTCCGCGTACACGGCCACGCTCGCGATGCCGGCGTCGCGGCAGGCCCGGGCGACACGGACCGCGATTTCGCCACGGTTGGCGATCAACACCTTGCGCACGTTGGCTCCCTCTCCTTGAAACAAGCCGAGTTTAGGGACTGCCGACACGACGTTTCGACCCGTGCCCAATGGTGAGCTTCCCCACACGGAGCGTGAGTCGGGGCTCACTCGAGCGGCGAAACCCCTTGTCGCACCGGAGTACGCGGGGGCCCTCCCGGAAACCCTAACCCTCCGGTGCGGTCGAGGTCTCTGTGCGGCCGTGCTGCGGGCGGTCGTGTTTCTTTGTGGAGTCCCTACTAATGGCCCAATGATTCTTTGCCGTCGCCGCACCCCTTGTCCTCGCCTTTACCCGTGAGTAGCGTTCCCGTTGCTCCGTACGTACTCGGGGTAACGCGCGGGAAGGCGGGGGTGGGGCGGGATGCTGCGAAGACCGGTGGCCCTGGTGGCGGCGGTCGTGCTCTTCTGCGAGGCGGTGGGCATCGCGGTGCTCAACTGGTCCCTGGGCACGCTCGTCGACCGCCAGCACATGTCCCTTGCCGGGCTCGACCCGAAGGACATGTCGGCGTCCTCGAAGATCGGCGGCCTGGTCTTCGGCCTCTACTTCGTGCTCTGCGGCATCGCCGCGCTGGCGGTCTGCCTGCGCAACCGGCCGTCCGCCGGACTCGGGCGGGTGCTGCTGATCAGCGCGGCGGTGGTGCACGCGGTGCTGGGGGCGTTCGCCGTGGGGCTGATCGGCTGGCGGGCGTTCGCCTACATGATGGTCGTACTGGCGCTGATCGTGCTCACGCTGATGACGTACGACCGCGAGGACGGGACGCGGGGTGCCGATCCGGTACCTTCGGACGCTCCGGAGTCCCCGGCCGCCCCGGAGTTCCCGGATTCTCCGGCCGCCCCGGACTCCCCGGCGGACGCGCCGCCCGCCGGGAACGGGTCCGTCAGTGCGCGGGGCGCGCCCACAACTCCGTGATGCCGACGCCGAGTTCCGCCAGCAGGCGGCGGACCAGCGGCAGGCTGAGACCGATGACGTTGCCGTGGTCGCCGTCGATGCCGTCGATGAACGGCGCCGAGCGGCCGTCCAGCGTGAACGCGCCCGCGACGTGGAGCGGCTCCCCGGAGGCGACGTAGGCAGCGATCTCGTCGTCCGTGGGCTCCCCGAAGCGGACCACGGTGGACGCGATCGCCGAGACGTGACGGCCGGTCTCCGTGTCCCACACGCAGTGACCCGTCTGCAGCGTGCCGGTCCGGCCGCGCATCGCCTTCCAGCGGGCCGTGGCCTCCTCGGCGTCTGCGGGCTTGCCGAGCGCCTCGCCGTCCAGGTCCAGCACCGAGTCGCAGCCGATCACCAGGGCGCCGCGTACGTCCGGCCGGGCGGCCACGACGGACGCCTTCGCCTCGGCGAGGGCGAGGG carries:
- a CDS encoding nucleoside triphosphate pyrophosphatase, translating into MTDQSSPRRLVLASQSPARLGLLRQAGLAPEVVVSGVDEDPFDAPTPAELALALAEAKASVVAARPDVRGALVIGCDSVLDLDGEALGKPADAEEATARWKAMRGRTGTLQTGHCVWDTETGRHVSAIASTVVRFGEPTDDEIAAYVASGEPLHVAGAFTLDGRSAPFIDGIDGDHGNVIGLSLPLVRRLLAELGVGITELWARPAH